The Oncorhynchus nerka isolate Pitt River linkage group LG12, Oner_Uvic_2.0, whole genome shotgun sequence genome contains the following window.
TTTATAATGTCCGCTGGCTCAACGCAGGCGAGGCCCACATGACTGTCGCCCCCACGCTGCCCTCCTATGTTCCGATGTACAACTCCCTGTTCAGCGATAATATGGACCTCCTGCAGAGGACAGAGAACTTCCTGCGTTACCTGGTCATCCTCCTCCAGGAACACCTGGTCATCCTGCCACTCTACGTCAACCTGCTCCAACGTCACTTCCCCCCTGGTGCTGACCTGCTCTCCATGCAGCGCTCAGCAGACGTGTGGCTGATGCGGGTGGACTTTGTCTTTGAGTTCCCGCGGCCTACCATGCCCAATGTGGTCTATGTGGGGGGCTTCCAGTGCCGTCCAGCTGAGCCACTTCCGGCTGACCTGGAGGCCTTCATGCAGAGCTCTGGAAAGCACGGGGTGGTGGTCATGTCTCTGGGAACGCTGGTGTCTGCCCTGCCTAAGGAGGTGACCGAAGCAGTGGCCCAAGCCTTTGCCAAGCTGCCCCACAAGGTGGTGTGGAGGTTCCTGGGAGAAAGACCAATTTCCCTGGGGaacaacaccctgctactggaCTGGCTCCCCCAGAACGACCTCCTGGGCCACCCCAAAACCCGCGCCTTCGTGGCTCACGGAGGCACCAACGGCCTGTATGAGGCCATCTACCACGGGGTCCCTGTGCTGGGCCTGCCGCTCCTCTTCGACCAGTTTGACAATGTCCTGCGGCTGCGGGTGCGAGGGGTGGCACGGGTTCTGGAGGCCGCCACTCTCACCACAGAGGACTTCCTGGAGGCCCTAAGGGATGTGCTGGAGAATAAGTCCTACCGCCACAACATGCAGAAGCTCTCTGGCCTGCACCGCGACACGCCCCTGTCCCCGCTCGCCAGTGCCACCTTCTGGATTGAGTACGTGATGAGGAACGGTGGAGCGTCCCACCTGCGCACCGAAGCCTACAGCCTGCCCTGGTACTCCTACCACAGCCTGGACGTGGCGGCGCTGCTCCTGGCCCTCAGCGGGGCCTCTCTCTGGGCCTCAGTCTATGTCTGCAGCAGGCTGTGCTGCAGGAGCTCCAGGAGGAAGACCAAGCTGGAATGAGACATTAATCTAAAGATGGGCCAAGATGGGTATTTTAGATGTTGTACGTATTTGACCATCAATTGGCACTTTTCTGTCAACGATTAAAACAATTGCTCAAAAGAATCTTGAGAAATAACTCCAAAGCCCACCATAAATACATAATAACACTACAGGGAAGTACATGACTCAATAAAAACTGATGAAAAGTTATTTATATTCAGACTGGCCTTAGGGAATGTGGTGCCATGGAACTGTCAGATTACATATTGGATTTCAGTCTGGTGAGGGAAAGTACAAGATGACAAAGATAACAATCTCCTCTCTATGATATCATGTGTTAAAAATACAGCCTAGCCAACATTGTCTCACGCTCCCATTCTCCTCAAACAATTTGAATTGTGTAGTCATAGCTTTTCCCTGTGCCTGAGCTACAAAGTAATCTTAGTGTAAattatgactatactgtataCCACAGTCGTACACAGTAAACAAATATGTTTGTTCAAAGGAAAAATATATGTCATACTCATACTTTTCCACCTAAAAGCCCCAGTAAGAAGTCTCAATAAAGATGTAATTACTGTCATCCGAGTACAGTCAATTGACATTACACACTCCTTTTTCTGTTGAGTGGTGCGCGTTGTGTTGCATTTACACTGTCTCTTTGTTAGGCTGTAATCTCAGCCTGTCAGTtgcttcctcctccttctccggTGCAGAGGCTGATCCTCTCATCACATGGCCTCTGTGGCCTGTTATCTCTGCTTTctgacacagaaacacagaaacacacacacgcagtgaGAGGCATCCATTGTTTAAGAGAAGACAAAGGGGAAATATGTTATGTTACAGAATATTTGTTTCTTAAATGCTTTGCCTTAGTTTCCCCAACCATGAGAAATGGTCACAAATTTATAGATTGTTACAAGAATACCATCCATAAAGCACTTAGAATGTTTCCCTTCCTTCCCTACACTCATAAAACCTGTCTCCTTCTCACTCACTTTTTTCCCTCCTCTAACGGTAAGAGAACGAGGGAAAAGGGAGAAAGAGGGCGGAGAGGAGTGAGTGTTTTTGTTCAGGAAAAGAAAGGGGTTCTCCTGCGGTTCTCAGGATGTTGCCCTTTAAGCCTGGAAAAGTGGGCTTCCTGTCCAGGGTAACAATCAGAGAATAGACAAGGCCCTGAGGATTATGACGCTGTGTTCCTTCAGCAGCAGACACAGTCACTTTGTGTTGTACACTAAGCAGCTGGAGGGAAGAGAACGATTTCTACTGCATGGATTTGTAGAGCTGTATGGGTGAGGTGAATGAAAAGATTCTCAAAATAAGTTGTTTTCTTGgccattttttttcttctctttttttATGCTTAAATTGTATGGGTTTCACTTTTAATCTCATGCTCCAATGCAACTGTTGTACATAGTACAATACTGTACATGCTTGTGTAATGTTCTGATTTAATGTTGTAGAAATGCTGTACTAATCTTGTCATGATCCTCCTATCATCTTCATCCTTCTCCTCCTCAGGTTTTCCACCAGGATTTGAGATCACTGGATCCTAAGCAGAATTACATTTGCGTGATGGATACCTGACTCTAGGAGCCAATACAAACAATATGGATATATCACATGCATATGAATTTATAGATTTTATTAATGATTTGGATTAGAAAACTTCCTCTGTCGAGTGCATCTATTTCCACATTTTCTATCAGAAGTATGGCATTTATGAATGACTGTCacaccactgtctctctctgggaatATAGATTTGCACCAGAGGGTGAAATAAGCACCTGTGTACTGTAGTACCTGGTTTCTTGTCAAGGGACTTTGAGGGTATCCCCCCTCACCCAGAGACTGTCAGCGACCATGTCCAACAGCAATGACAGCTGCAACCTCCCCCTGAACACCGACACACTTGGTCTCACCTACATCTACAGCCTGGCCTTCTCACTCGGTCTCCCTTGCAACCTGCTGTCCCTCTGGGGACTGTACCAACTGGGCCGGTCCGGCGGGGGTGGCTGTCAGCTGGTCTACATCCTCAACCTGCtgctctctgacctcctccagctcctcaccctccctctctggatcctCTATCTCCAGGGGGCGCACCGCTGGCCCTACGGCCGCCCCGCCTGCGAGTTCGTGGGCTATGTCTTCTATGTCAACGTCTACGCTAGCGTGGTGTTCCTCTGTATCATCGCACTGGACCGTTGCCTGGCGATAGTACACCCGTTGAGCAGTCGTGGCGTTCGGACCGTGCGGGTGGCAGCGGTATTGGGGGTGGCGGTCTGGACACTGACCTTTCTGTTCTGTTTGGGCGGGCTTCTTCCGTCAGTGTTTGATGCGGAGAGGCTGTTATGTCTGGAGCAGTACCCTGTCAGCCTCAGATATGCTCACTTTAAGATTGCTACGGTTGTCATGGGGTTCCTGCTGCCCTGTGGTATACTAGGGTGAGTGGGAAACGGAGTATGAAGTATGCTTGGCTGACATGTTATGTGTGATTGCATAAAGAAATGGAGGAGTGTGGCCTGCACTCTGCATCTACATGTGTCCGTCGATAATGCTTTGATAAATATGAAGTGAACACTATAAACAACTTTATATTAACATGTCACATTACATGCAAAAGGATGTGTCAATGAGAGGAGTCTTGTTAAGTCACATCTAACATATTTATCTGACATGACCTTTGACCTtggcctctatctctctcccgcaCCCTCCCCTTACAGCTACACTTCCGCCCGCATAGGCGTGACTCTCCATCACTCGCCATCCGTCTCCGACCAGGGCCGTCACAAAATCACAGGCATCCTCATCGTCATCACAGTCATCTTCATCGTCGTCTTCGGACCCTACCACCTCGTCGGGGGGTACCGTTTCGTCTCCTTGCTCCTCACAGATGACCCCTGTGAGTTGGAGAGGTCCATTTTCCTGTGTTACCGGCTGTGCTATGGCCTGACGAGCCTCAACACCCTGCTGGACCCTCTGTTCTACATCTTCCTGTGTCATGACGCCCGTCTGGAGCTCCGCAGGTCACTGACGCCCTGTCTGGGACAGGGGCACACAGCCCCCAAACAGGTCAGACTCAGTCTCAGAGGGAATCCTGAtcagagtgacagtgtgtagagAGACTGGATTGGACACGTTTTTGAGTTTCCTGTTCCTTTGATTCTGAGGAAGAAGAATCTGGATAAACTGTATTATGTTACCCGTTTCTTGTTCTTTGGTGGTCGAGAGGAGAGGATACATTTTGTGGTGACACCAGCCATACACTACAATGCATTGTTTTCATAGACTTGCTCAAGGAACTGACTCCACTGGTTTGGCTGCTGAGAATTGGTGATGGGAAAAAAGCAGCGATTGTGCCACCTAGTGGGGAGAGCATGTATGCTGTTGGCTGAAATTGGAAAAGGTGTTTCCATCTGCTTCACCTTTCTGCTGACAGTCATCTCTAACTTATAATGCACTGCAATAGCTGCCTCAGTTTATACAGCCATATGAATGACTATCCATGGATATCAACAATAATGTCAAATGTCTTGATTACTTGCTTATTGCAGTAAATAAAGTCAttttaaataccttatttattcaTTTGtatgagaaactcatcatcatacCCAGTCATGCTAAACATACACCAGACATTAAAACATATTAACAAACACATACTCCAGAGACTAAAACAGACAGTCTGAGAGTCAGAGTCtttatgtgtcttttactgaggagtggcttcagtcgcccactctaccataaaggcctgattggttgagtgctgcagagcTGGCTCACCTCCTGAAAGGTtgacccatctccacagaggaactctggagctctgtcagagtgaccattgggttcttggtcacctccctgaccaaggctcttttCCCCCAATTGCTCAATGTGGCCgggctgtgttcttggggacctttaatgctgcagacattttctggtacgcttccccagatctgtgccttgacacaatcctgtctcagcacCACCATAGggaattccttcaacctcatggcttggtttttgctctgacatgcactgtcaattgtgggaccttatatagacaggcgtgtgcctttcaaaatcatgtccaatcaattgaatttaccacaatggactccaatcaagtggtagaaacatctcaagaatgatcaatggaaacaggatgcaactgagctcaatttaTGGGTCTAAATACATGTAAACAagttctgtttttaattttcaatacatttgtccAAAATCCTAAAAACCTGTACTTGCCTTGTCATTagggggaattgtgtgtagattgctgaggatttgttttatttaatccattttagaataaggctgtaaagtaacaaaatgtggaaaaagtcaaggggtctgaatactttccgaaggcaccatAGAGACTTACAATGGGGAACTTGCTCAATTTGGGCTCCTCTCAAGATACAGATAAGCTGGTCTTTTAGGATCAATTTCACAAGACCTGAAAAAAAACCTACTTGGTTTATCAACATTTAGCACTCATTTAAGATCGGTGAGCGATTCTTGAATTGAATCAAAGCCAAGGGTCGCGAACGGCCTGCTGCACTGATGGGGCACATGAATAAATAACGAATCCGCATAGAGATGTAAGCCCATTTTTATTATTTAGGGACAAACATTATTAATTTAAATAGTGAACAGTAAAAGGCATAGTATTGAGCCTTGTGGCACTCCTTggttatgtaaaaaaaatatttaaaaaaatagacTGAACTCCATCAGCAGACAGACACTGAGTGTACAAGACATTGCAAACACCGGCTCCTTCCATGacaaagactgaccaggtgaatccaggtgaatgctatgatccctgtttgctgtcacttgttaaatccacttcaatcagtgtagatgaagaggagacaggttaaagaaagatttttaagTCTCGACACAATTGAAGCATGGAGTGTGTATGTGCCAAtcaaagggtgaatgggcaaaacaaaatatttaagtgcctttgaacggagtatcgtagtaggtgccaggcacactggtttgagtCAGGAACTGCAACACTGATGGGTTTttccatgctcaacagtttcccgtgtgtatcaagaatagtccaccacccaaagaacatccagccaacttgacaactgtgagaagcattggagtcaacatgagccagcatccctgtggaatgcttttgacaccttgtagaatccatcaCCCAACgaaatgaggctgttctgaggacaagagcgtgcaaatcaatattaggaaggtgttcctaatgttttgtacactcagtgtacatttaCGTCTGTCGTGTAGATCATTTTTGAACCAGCTACAGGCCAGTTGGTCTACACACATTTCAGATAGCCTCCGTAGCAGGAGTGCATGATCAACCATATCGCATGCTTTCAACAGACCAATATAAAAGGGCAGAGCGGTGCCGTTTCCTGTTTCCTAGCGCGTTAACCATATAAAGCAGCCAAGGTGGTGCTCTGTACTGGCCTAAAGCCTGACTGGTGAGCATTCGGAATAGATTATCCATCTAAAAAAGGAGAGCAGCTGAGACTTTACAGAGACTTCTAATATCTTCGCTAGACATGAACGTTTTGAGATTGTGTGATAATTACGAAGATAGCAGGGATCATAGATTAAAAAGATATGTGTCAAGGGTTCCACAATCATATGTACAGCAAGTCGTAGAATACTTGGGTCAAGCATGTCTGCCCCAGTGGACTTTTACCATCAATAACTAAGAGCGTCCAGAAATTCCCTAGTAGTGACTTGCCAAAGCGAGACCAGTGGGTCACCATTTACATTAGCAGGCAAGTCTGCAATTGAAAAGGGGTGCATCAGAGCCTACTTGGAATGGGTACCGTACAAAAGCAAAAAGCAAATATAAAAGCATACTAGCACATTGCTGAGCCTTTGGTTTAACACTACTGAAACCATTGCAAAACACACAAGATATATTCCTCAATCCTTCTGGTGTCTATGCTGTACATAACACGGATTCAAAATACAATGATTTATAAACGCATCATTATGTATCCCACTGTTGCAGAACCTAGACGCGAACCTGGCTTTGGAACTGTCATTAACACAACACCTTCTCAGTTAGCAGGGTGTGGTTCCTTCGTCTTCTGTGCCGCCTCCTCCTCCGCCCTGAAGTCTCTTCCTCTCAGGCTGGGGGCATTGTTGAGGGACCTCCTCCCCCTCAGCAGCAGCTCTGAGGTACTGCTGGAAGATCTCTGCGTGCTTTGTCGCCGTGACCACTCCCCTAGGTCCTCCGCCAGCACGCTCTCCATTACTGCCGCAAGGGACTGTCTGATCTTATGGCACAGGTCCGGACAGCTGAACACATAGAGGATGGGGTTTAGCACACTGTTGAGGAAGGCTAGGCTGGCGGTGGGGGGCAGGCCGCTGGCCACGAGGCCCCGGAGGGAGGGTCGATACTGAGCTACAGCCTCCAGGACGCTGAAGACGTGGTATGGAGCCCAGCAGACCACAAAGCTCATCAACACTGCTACCACTAGTCTAACGAAGCGGAAAGGGTGCCGGTTGCGGCCACGCCGCGCGATACCAATGGTCACTGATACATAGCTCCACACAATGACCACCAGGGGAAGAATGAAGGCCAGGAGGAGCTTAGAGAAGGCCAGGGCATCCTGGCGAGCCTCACACAGATCTTTTAGGTCAAACTCCCTAACTGGGAGATACTGAGCGTAGTTATAGTAACACATGACCCTCCCGTCATGCCGATGAATAGTATCCCGGAACAGGTAGTACGGTACCGTACAGAGCACAGCCAGGGCCCAGATGATTCCACATACCCTGCCGACCAGCTGCACGTTCCTCCGGTTGTGGACCCAGACGGGCTTGTGAACCACCAGACAGCGGTCCAGAGAGATGGCCGCAAGCAGGAAGGCGCTGACGAACATGTTGAGGAAGAAGATGGAGGAGTGGAGTTTGCAGAAGGTGGTGCCCAGGGTCCAGGTGCCTCCACGGGCCAGGAAGATGGTGAAGAAGGGGAGTGAAGCTGTGGCCAAGAGGTCCGAGGCAGCCAGGTTGAGGATCCACACGCTGATGACGGTACGGCGGACACGGAAACCCACAACCCCCAGGATGAGGATGTTCTCCAGGATGCCGAAGGAGGAGACCAGGCCGTGGAGACACACCGTGGCCAGGCTCAGAGCCCCCACCTCAGCCGAGGAGTTGGAGGGTACGCTGGCGTTCACCATGGCCTGGATGAGAGGGCAGTAGCCGGGGCTGCTGGTAGAATTGGTCATCTTGACAGTTCGGATTCTGCTTCTGACACTTTGTCCACTTTGACTCTGAATTCCTGTATACAACACTGCAAAGAAACAAGGCAAAGAGGCATTACGAATTAGGACTCTACTCATTCCGTATCTTGGAAATTCAGAGTTACAGCATGATTGAAatttaggagaatattccatcaatgTTGCACCAAACATACAAAGAACATGGTTGCCGTGTTCACAGAACATAAaatattaatgttctagacatgTTTCATGAGAATGTTGCAAGAACATTCCTTTGTATCAGTTGTCAGGAGATCGCCTGATCGTCAAG
Protein-coding sequences here:
- the LOC115138006 gene encoding UDP-glucuronosyltransferase 2C1-like isoform X1, translating into MIEVDLTDDINTGSMLSPGFTCSNDVMGMCGGTAVVLRRILCLILIRGCCSNGSGGGRILVFPEDGSHWLNMEVILRELHSRGHNLTVLRSAKSWYIPQNSPVYTSITVNPAPPPAGEDLGPDFYTILMQRSLKLRRMLPVLRFLEQQKDTAAMLMMFHSEALCMISTILDDSVLVAKLRVSRFDLMLTDPAFPAGVLLAQYLGMPMVYNVRWLNAGEAHMTVAPTLPSYVPMYNSLFSDNMDLLQRTENFLRYLVILLQEHLVILPLYVNLLQRHFPPGADLLSMQRSADVWLMRVDFVFEFPRPTMPNVVYVGGFQCRPAEPLPADLEAFMQSSGKHGVVVMSLGTLVSALPKEVTEAVAQAFAKLPHKVVWRFLGERPISLGNNTLLLDWLPQNDLLGHPKTRAFVAHGGTNGLYEAIYHGVPVLGLPLLFDQFDNVLRLRVRGVARVLEAATLTTEDFLEALRDVLENKSYRHNMQKLSGLHRDTPLSPLASATFWIEYVMRNGGASHLRTEAYSLPWYSYHSLDVAALLLALSGASLWASVYVCSRLCCRSSRRKTKLE
- the LOC115138006 gene encoding UDP-glucuronosyltransferase 2C1-like isoform X2; this encodes MGMCGGTAVVLRRILCLILIRGCCSNGSGGGRILVFPEDGSHWLNMEVILRELHSRGHNLTVLRSAKSWYIPQNSPVYTSITVNPAPPPAGEDLGPDFYTILMQRSLKLRRMLPVLRFLEQQKDTAAMLMMFHSEALCMISTILDDSVLVAKLRVSRFDLMLTDPAFPAGVLLAQYLGMPMVYNVRWLNAGEAHMTVAPTLPSYVPMYNSLFSDNMDLLQRTENFLRYLVILLQEHLVILPLYVNLLQRHFPPGADLLSMQRSADVWLMRVDFVFEFPRPTMPNVVYVGGFQCRPAEPLPADLEAFMQSSGKHGVVVMSLGTLVSALPKEVTEAVAQAFAKLPHKVVWRFLGERPISLGNNTLLLDWLPQNDLLGHPKTRAFVAHGGTNGLYEAIYHGVPVLGLPLLFDQFDNVLRLRVRGVARVLEAATLTTEDFLEALRDVLENKSYRHNMQKLSGLHRDTPLSPLASATFWIEYVMRNGGASHLRTEAYSLPWYSYHSLDVAALLLALSGASLWASVYVCSRLCCRSSRRKTKLE
- the LOC115138007 gene encoding probable G-protein coupled receptor 132, which codes for MSNSNDSCNLPLNTDTLGLTYIYSLAFSLGLPCNLLSLWGLYQLGRSGGGGCQLVYILNLLLSDLLQLLTLPLWILYLQGAHRWPYGRPACEFVGYVFYVNVYASVVFLCIIALDRCLAIVHPLSSRGVRTVRVAAVLGVAVWTLTFLFCLGGLLPSVFDAERLLCLEQYPVSLRYAHFKIATVVMGFLLPCGILGYTSARIGVTLHHSPSVSDQGRHKITGILIVITVIFIVVFGPYHLVGGYRFVSLLLTDDPCELERSIFLCYRLCYGLTSLNTLLDPLFYIFLCHDARLELRRSLTPCLGQGHTAPKQVRLSLRGNPDQSDSV
- the LOC115138009 gene encoding prostaglandin D2 receptor 2-like, coding for MTNSTSSPGYCPLIQAMVNASVPSNSSAEVGALSLATVCLHGLVSSFGILENILILGVVGFRVRRTVISVWILNLAASDLLATASLPFFTIFLARGGTWTLGTTFCKLHSSIFFLNMFVSAFLLAAISLDRCLVVHKPVWVHNRRNVQLVGRVCGIIWALAVLCTVPYYLFRDTIHRHDGRVMCYYNYAQYLPVREFDLKDLCEARQDALAFSKLLLAFILPLVVIVWSYVSVTIGIARRGRNRHPFRFVRLVVAVLMSFVVCWAPYHVFSVLEAVAQYRPSLRGLVASGLPPTASLAFLNSVLNPILYVFSCPDLCHKIRQSLAAVMESVLAEDLGEWSRRQSTQRSSSSTSELLLRGRRSLNNAPSLRGRDFRAEEEAAQKTKEPHPAN